In Symmachiella dynata, the following are encoded in one genomic region:
- a CDS encoding DUF1553 domain-containing protein, with the protein MHTTPRSGIWFVLAASAGLLAATDLSAAEPEVDFNRDVRSVFSNICFECHGPDANQRQTDWRLDTQEGAFGELSDGELAIVPGKSSESQLYQRISSKDPALQMPPEDFAKQLKPEQIESIKKWIDQGAEWRGHWSFDTPQQPAVPAVEHKAAVKNPIDNFVVARLENEGLTPAPEAAKETLIRRVTFDLTGLPPTIAEVDAFLADDAPDAYEKVVDRLLASPRYGEHLGRFWLDAARYGDTHGLHLDNERSLWPYRDWVINAFNDNMPFDQFTVEQLAGDLLPEATMSQKIATGFNRCNVTTSEGGSIAEEYRVRYAVDRVETLSTVWMGMTLGCAVCHDHKFDPFTQKEFYQLFAYYNNIDENPMDGNALLPPPVMKVPTPDQMARQTELDAAIAQKKALVDGPLPEVDAAQTVWETEWSEQLRDRWQMLNPQQFTSSGGSTLSSLEDSSVLASGENPAKDDYEIITQIEMPGITAMRLEALTHESLADNGPGRAGNGNFLLTEFEAEIAPVSDPEKFQPIKFAKALADFSQADGKYFIAKAIDGDFGDDNGWAVDGGKRHEDRTAFFLPTEPFGFTGGTILKIKLKQQSKWDNHAIGRFRLSITDDGAVLPAKVADWHLAGPFEAESGKAAFETAYAPESAVDLTAKYNDDKIAWASRPKFKDGKSHRLDGTNCATYLYRTIDAPSPRRATFRLGSDDGIKMWVNGQEVLAKDVQRTVAPDQERVTVDLQQGKNEILLKVVNYGSRHEFYFDKTIENSNSEVLQITPILAKSDENRSDDEKKQLRDYFRRNSSPEWQQLSDELAKLNQERKTLVDAIPATMIMKDREEPRDCFVLERGEYTKPGEKVEMGVPASMPPLPENAPKNRLALAQWLVAPEHPLTARVTVNRYWQHFFGTGIVKTAEDFGSQGEWPSHPRLLDWLATEFIGTGWDVKRMQKLIVMSGTYRQSSNITPESHAHDPQNRLLARGPRFRLDAEMLRDNALFLSGTIVEKIGGKSVRPYQPAGIWKAVGYSGSNTVNFVRDNGDKLYRRSLYIFWKRTAPPPSMITFDAPSRESCTVRRARTNTPLQALVLLNDEQYVEAARKFAERIMTEGGTDAKSRIEFAFRAATARHPNKNEAQLFMDLLKEQLATYQQDREAAEKLLSVGEAPRNTQLNPAELAAWTIIANTILNLNETLTKG; encoded by the coding sequence ATGCACACAACCCCTCGCTCCGGAATTTGGTTTGTTCTCGCCGCCTCTGCCGGCCTGCTAGCAGCCACCGATCTTTCGGCCGCTGAACCGGAGGTCGATTTCAATCGCGATGTGCGATCAGTCTTTTCCAACATCTGCTTCGAATGCCATGGTCCCGATGCCAATCAGCGGCAGACCGACTGGCGGTTGGACACCCAAGAAGGGGCCTTTGGTGAACTTAGCGATGGTGAACTCGCGATCGTTCCCGGCAAGAGCAGCGAAAGTCAGCTGTACCAACGCATCTCGTCGAAAGACCCTGCCCTGCAGATGCCGCCGGAGGACTTTGCCAAACAACTCAAGCCGGAACAAATTGAATCCATCAAAAAATGGATCGATCAAGGCGCCGAGTGGCGGGGTCATTGGTCGTTCGATACGCCTCAACAACCGGCCGTTCCCGCTGTCGAACACAAAGCAGCCGTCAAAAATCCCATCGATAACTTCGTGGTCGCGCGGCTGGAAAACGAAGGACTCACCCCCGCTCCCGAAGCCGCTAAAGAGACGCTGATCCGCCGCGTCACCTTCGACCTGACTGGGTTACCGCCCACGATTGCCGAGGTCGATGCTTTTCTCGCTGATGACGCTCCCGATGCTTACGAGAAAGTCGTCGACCGGTTATTGGCGTCGCCGCGGTATGGTGAACACTTAGGCCGATTTTGGCTCGATGCGGCGCGGTATGGCGATACCCACGGTTTGCATCTCGACAACGAACGTTCGCTGTGGCCCTATCGCGATTGGGTCATCAACGCGTTCAACGACAACATGCCGTTTGACCAATTCACGGTTGAGCAACTCGCTGGCGATTTGCTTCCCGAAGCAACGATGTCGCAAAAAATCGCCACCGGTTTCAATCGCTGCAACGTCACGACCAGCGAAGGGGGATCGATTGCCGAGGAATACCGCGTTCGCTACGCCGTGGATCGTGTGGAAACACTTTCAACAGTCTGGATGGGCATGACGCTGGGCTGCGCGGTTTGTCACGACCACAAATTCGATCCATTCACGCAAAAAGAGTTCTATCAACTCTTCGCTTATTACAACAACATCGACGAAAACCCGATGGATGGCAACGCCCTGTTGCCACCGCCGGTTATGAAGGTCCCCACACCAGATCAAATGGCGCGGCAAACGGAATTGGATGCGGCGATCGCTCAGAAAAAAGCCTTGGTCGACGGTCCGCTGCCTGAAGTCGATGCCGCTCAAACCGTCTGGGAAACCGAGTGGAGCGAACAACTCCGCGACCGTTGGCAGATGTTAAACCCACAACAATTCACCTCATCAGGCGGCTCAACACTGAGCTCATTAGAGGACTCATCCGTATTAGCCAGCGGCGAGAATCCCGCTAAAGATGACTACGAAATCATCACGCAAATCGAGATGCCAGGGATCACCGCCATGCGTCTAGAAGCTTTGACGCACGAAAGTTTGGCCGACAACGGTCCCGGACGCGCCGGCAACGGAAACTTTCTGCTCACCGAATTCGAAGCTGAGATCGCGCCGGTCAGCGATCCGGAAAAATTCCAACCGATTAAATTCGCCAAGGCTCTCGCTGACTTTTCACAGGCCGACGGCAAATATTTCATTGCCAAGGCAATCGATGGCGACTTCGGCGACGACAATGGCTGGGCGGTCGATGGCGGCAAACGGCACGAAGACCGTACCGCCTTTTTCCTGCCAACGGAACCGTTCGGCTTCACAGGAGGCACGATTCTCAAAATCAAATTGAAGCAACAGTCGAAGTGGGACAACCATGCCATCGGACGCTTCCGTCTCTCCATCACCGATGATGGCGCGGTACTGCCCGCCAAGGTCGCGGACTGGCATTTGGCCGGTCCCTTTGAAGCCGAAAGCGGCAAAGCAGCCTTCGAAACGGCTTATGCCCCCGAATCCGCAGTCGACCTGACGGCGAAATACAACGACGACAAAATCGCCTGGGCCAGCCGCCCCAAATTCAAAGACGGGAAATCCCACCGGCTCGACGGGACCAACTGCGCGACCTATCTGTACCGCACAATCGATGCCCCTTCGCCCCGCCGCGCGACCTTCCGGCTCGGCAGCGACGATGGGATCAAGATGTGGGTCAACGGACAGGAAGTCTTGGCCAAAGACGTCCAACGCACGGTCGCTCCCGACCAAGAACGTGTGACGGTCGACCTACAACAAGGCAAAAACGAAATCCTGCTTAAAGTCGTCAACTACGGTTCCCGGCACGAATTCTACTTCGATAAGACGATCGAAAATTCGAACTCCGAGGTCTTACAAATTACGCCCATTCTGGCGAAGTCCGACGAGAATCGCAGCGATGATGAAAAGAAACAACTGCGCGACTACTTCCGCCGCAACTCCTCGCCCGAGTGGCAACAATTGAGCGACGAACTGGCAAAGTTGAATCAAGAACGTAAAACGCTCGTCGATGCCATTCCCGCCACCATGATCATGAAAGACCGTGAAGAGCCGCGGGATTGTTTTGTTCTCGAACGAGGCGAATACACCAAACCGGGCGAAAAAGTCGAGATGGGTGTCCCCGCCTCAATGCCGCCACTGCCGGAAAACGCCCCCAAAAATCGGCTGGCCTTGGCGCAATGGCTGGTCGCTCCCGAGCATCCGCTCACCGCGCGGGTCACTGTTAATCGCTACTGGCAACATTTCTTCGGCACCGGCATCGTCAAGACGGCCGAAGACTTCGGCTCGCAAGGCGAATGGCCCTCCCATCCACGACTGCTCGATTGGCTCGCCACCGAGTTCATCGGGACCGGTTGGGATGTCAAACGGATGCAGAAGTTGATTGTGATGTCCGGCACGTACCGCCAATCATCAAACATCACGCCCGAGTCGCACGCCCACGATCCGCAAAACCGACTGTTGGCCCGCGGACCACGATTCCGCCTCGACGCCGAAATGCTGCGTGACAATGCGTTATTCCTGAGCGGCACGATCGTCGAAAAAATCGGCGGCAAAAGCGTCCGCCCCTATCAACCGGCCGGCATCTGGAAAGCCGTCGGCTATTCGGGAAGCAACACGGTGAACTTCGTCCGCGACAACGGCGACAAACTGTATCGCCGGAGCCTGTACATCTTTTGGAAACGAACAGCTCCCCCACCATCGATGATCACCTTCGATGCCCCGTCGCGAGAATCATGCACCGTCCGCCGCGCGCGAACCAATACACCGCTACAAGCGCTGGTGCTGCTCAACGACGAACAATACGTCGAAGCGGCCCGGAAATTCGCCGAGCGGATCATGACCGAAGGGGGAACAGACGCCAAGTCGCGCATCGAATTCGCCTTCCGCGCCGCCACCGCACGGCACCCCAACAAGAACGAAGCCCAACTTTTCATGGATCTCTTGAAAGAGCAATTGGCCACGTATCAGCAAGACCGTGAAGCGGCGGAAAAACTCCTCTCAGTCGGCGAAGCACCGCGGAACACCCAACTCAACCCCGCCGAACTCGCCGCCTGGACAATCATCGCCAACACGATCCTGAACCTCAACGAAACACTGACTAAAGGGTAG
- a CDS encoding DUF1501 domain-containing protein: MNNLFDPHLLQTRRHFFGRTATGIGTAALASTLNPELFAAPTSATETADHGILGQPHFHAKAKRVIYLFMSGAPSQLDMYDYKPNMAEMFDKDLPDSVRKGQRITTMTSGQKRLPIAPTMFNFKQHGQSGAWVSELLPHTAKMVDDMAIIKTVNTEAINHDPAITYIQTGAQLPGRPSMGAWLSYGLGESSRNLPSFVVLHSSWSAKRDAQALYARLWGAGWLPSRFQGVSLRSQGDPVLYLSNPPGVSPDVRRNMLDTLAKLNEQQFAAVGDPEINARIAQYEMAYKMQTSVPELTDISGETQATLDMYGPDVHKPGTFAANCLLARRLAERNVRFVQVFIRGWDQHGNLPKDIRSQCGDVDQGSAALLKDLKQRGMLDDTLVIWGGEFGRTVYCQGTLTKTNYGRDHHPRCFTVWMAGGGVKPGIVYGETDDFSYNVVENPVHIHDLNATILHCLGINHERLTHRFQGRDFRLTDIHGRVVHEILA; encoded by the coding sequence ATGAACAACCTATTCGATCCGCATCTGTTACAAACCCGCCGGCATTTTTTCGGACGGACCGCTACGGGAATTGGGACAGCCGCCTTGGCGTCGACGTTAAATCCGGAGCTGTTCGCTGCTCCGACATCGGCCACCGAGACAGCCGACCATGGCATACTCGGCCAACCGCATTTTCATGCTAAGGCCAAACGGGTCATCTACTTGTTCATGTCGGGCGCTCCCTCGCAATTGGACATGTACGACTACAAGCCCAACATGGCTGAGATGTTCGACAAGGATCTTCCCGATTCGGTCCGCAAAGGTCAGCGGATCACCACCATGACCTCGGGCCAAAAACGATTGCCCATCGCTCCAACGATGTTCAATTTCAAACAACATGGCCAATCGGGCGCGTGGGTCAGCGAACTGTTGCCGCACACCGCAAAAATGGTCGACGACATGGCGATCATCAAGACCGTCAACACCGAAGCCATCAACCACGACCCGGCGATCACCTACATTCAAACCGGCGCGCAACTTCCCGGACGCCCCAGTATGGGCGCGTGGCTCTCCTATGGCTTGGGTGAGTCATCAAGGAATCTGCCCAGCTTCGTCGTACTACATTCCTCCTGGAGTGCGAAACGCGATGCGCAAGCCCTGTATGCCCGATTGTGGGGCGCGGGTTGGTTGCCTTCGCGCTTTCAAGGGGTGAGCCTGCGTTCGCAAGGCGATCCCGTTTTGTATTTGTCCAACCCTCCCGGCGTCTCACCGGATGTGCGTCGGAACATGCTCGACACGCTCGCCAAGTTGAACGAACAACAATTTGCCGCTGTCGGCGATCCGGAAATCAACGCCCGCATCGCGCAATACGAAATGGCCTACAAGATGCAGACGTCGGTTCCCGAATTGACCGACATCTCCGGCGAAACCCAGGCCACGCTCGACATGTACGGTCCCGATGTCCACAAACCGGGCACATTTGCTGCCAACTGTTTATTGGCTCGTCGACTCGCGGAACGCAATGTCCGCTTCGTGCAAGTCTTCATTCGAGGTTGGGACCAACATGGCAATCTTCCCAAAGATATTCGTTCACAATGCGGCGATGTCGACCAAGGCAGCGCCGCTCTGCTCAAAGACCTCAAACAACGCGGCATGCTGGATGATACGTTGGTCATCTGGGGCGGCGAATTCGGCCGCACGGTCTATTGCCAAGGCACGTTGACCAAAACCAATTACGGCCGCGACCATCATCCCCGCTGCTTCACAGTCTGGATGGCCGGCGGCGGTGTCAAACCGGGCATCGTTTACGGCGAAACCGACGATTTCAGCTACAACGTCGTCGAAAATCCCGTGCACATCCACGATCTCAATGCCACCATTTTGCATTGCCTAGGCATCAACCACGAA
- a CDS encoding KOW motif-containing protein, whose protein sequence is MRSQHPPLIWIIFITIGLPALIGGLGAYRQLPNDASNTEAAISIALHVILGPLFMWVAMALIFGVMLGVEYHLTLLRQGNTVRIIDGEFENRTGIVLKRHNRKYTSPVEILLEGEGEPVTVQAYQCEKQGWRSKLL, encoded by the coding sequence ATGCGAAGTCAACATCCGCCACTCATCTGGATAATTTTCATCACCATCGGCTTGCCTGCATTGATTGGCGGATTGGGCGCTTATCGACAACTTCCAAACGACGCGTCCAATACGGAAGCTGCAATCTCGATTGCGCTTCACGTGATTCTAGGTCCGTTATTTATGTGGGTGGCAATGGCACTCATTTTTGGAGTGATGCTTGGCGTAGAATACCATCTGACTTTGCTAAGGCAGGGAAACACGGTCCGCATAATTGACGGCGAATTTGAAAATCGGACCGGGATCGTCCTGAAAAGGCACAATCGAAAATATACCAGCCCAGTCGAAATTCTCCTGGAGGGCGAAGGAGAGCCGGTTACGGTTCAGGCGTATCAATGCGAAAAGCAAGGTTGGCGCTCGAAACTTTTATAA